The DNA sequence CGAACTGGCGAAGCGGAATTTCCATGTCGTCGATTTTGACGGCAACGGTACTCTTTCACTCGCAGAGTATCAGGCTCTCCCCAGCCTGTTTCCCGGGCGGGATCGTGGCAGCGTTCCCGATCCATTCGCGGAGCTTGCCCAGGGTGCTCACCTGACCTGGCAGTCGATTCAATCCAAGGCTGACGTGAATAGTGATGGCCGATTGTCTCCCGCTGAATGGCCGCGTGCCGCATTGAAAGAACAGCTCCCGCCACTGGCAGAAATCAAATTTCAGAATTGGGATACAAATCGAAATGGCACCGTCTCTCCCGAAGAAGCCGCACTGATGATCGACGTGGCCTACGGCATCAGGCACGTGGATGGCTTCCCACTCCGCGCTGCCAACGGTCTGGTGCTCTATCGTTTTTACATTGAACGGACCGATAAAAACGGCGACCATCGTCTCTCCAAAGCAGAGTACCTGCCCTCCGTCAGACTGCCCGCGGAAAAGGTCCTGCAGAACTTTCAGAACATGGATGCCAACCACGATGAACTCCTGACATACCAGGAACTCTCGACGGCTTCCTCGACGAACATTGATGAATTCAACCTGTTTCTCGCCCGGGATAAAGATCTGGACGGGTTCCTGAGTCGGGACGAACTGGGCACTCATAATTCCAACAACTCCACCAAAGACCGGCTGCCGCAGGGAATGGCGGCATTCGATGACGACAAAGACAACAAGCTCTCGCTGCGGGAGTTCCGTCTGGCTCCGATTGGCGCGAGCTACATCACCCTGCGGGTTTTTGATCGTAAAGATCAGAACAATGATGCGCAACTCTCCTGGGACGAGTTCTATGCGGAACCGTCGCCCCAACTGATTGGTATCGCCTGGGAACTGTTCCGACGCTACGACCGCGATCAGAGTGGAATCCTGAACCTGGATGAGTTCGAGTTTCAGGTCGACTATTCCAAAATGACCCCCCAGGCCGCCTTCACCCTGAATGACCTGGACCAGGACAGCCACCTTTCAGAAACCGAGTATCTCGCCAAAATTGCGAAAGCCACCCGGCCGGCTGCCCGCCGGGATTTCCACCTGGTTGACTTTAACCACGACGGCAAGCTCTCCCAAGACGAATACCGTGCCCTGCCCGATCTGCTGCCCGTAGAAGAAAGAGGCCCCGTTCCGGATCCCGTCGCCGACCTGGCTGCCGCTGTCCGGAAAACCTGGCAAAAGATCTTCAAAGCCGCTGATTCCAGCGCCGACGGTCAGCTCACCTATTGGGAATGGCCCGACTCGGAACTCGAACAGCAACTGCCGCCCCTTTCCCGGGTGGAATTCAAACACTGGGATGCCAACCAGGATGGCAGGGTCTCCCGTAAAGAAGCGGATCGTCTGATTCAAATTGCCTACGGCATGCAACACACGTCTGCTGCTCCACTCCGCACCCCCAATGGTTGTGTGATGTACCACTCCTATATCACCTCCTCAGACAAAGACGGCGATCAACGTCTGTCGGTCAACGAGTATATTCGCTCCATCCGTAAACCGGTGCAGGAAGTGTTCACGATGTTCCGGGAACTGGATACAGACCAGGACCAGCAGTTGACTTACCGGGAGCTGGCAAAATCCCCCCTGGCCAACATTGATGAACTGAAATTCTTCCAGCGTCACGATACGAATCTGGACGGACTGCTGGATGCAAAAGAACTCGCGAAGGTTAATTCCAACGGCGCGACCCCGGGACGGATCCCCCAGGGAATGGCAGCCTTTGACAGCGACGGCGACGGACACTTCTCGCTGGCAGAGTTCCGCTTCTCACCGATGGGCTGCTGCTACGTCACCATGCGCGTCTATGGTCGGGAGGATGCCGATCACGACGGACAGCTTTCCTGGGAAGAATTCTACGACGAACCATCGCCCCTGCTGATCGGCCTGGCCTGGGAACAGTTCCAACGGTTCGATCGCAATCAGAGTGGCTTCCTGGATCTGGACGAAATTGAATTCCGTTACGATCCGACACAGATTCCTGCAGACAAATATTTCACGGTCATCGACGCCGACCAGAACAAAACGATCAGCTTCGAAGAAATTTTCTCGGAAGACAAGCCGGATGCCAGTAACGTTGTGAAATCACGCGATTATGAAATCCGCTTCACGCAGGCCAAACGGCACTTTGCCCAGAGCGATCTGAATCGGGATCAAGAGCTCAGCAGAGAGGAATACGCTCAATTTCACCAGGCCGAGCATCTGGCGGCCCAACAACTTCGCGACGCCAAAGGGTTCGCCAGACCGGACCGCATCGAATGGCTGTTACCGGCCGTGATCTCTGTGAACGCGGTCCTGGTTCTGGGGATATTACTCTTCCTCGTCCGACGCAAATTCAGCAGACGCTAAAGCGATGCAGTTCCGCCAGTCTTTTGAGACAGAGTACATCAATCAGGGCCCAAAAGAAAAAACCTCCCATCACAGATCAGTCTGTATGAGAGGTTCGAGAATTGAATCAGCTGGCTGCTTACTTGGATTCTAATTTGAAATCCAGGGTATTATTCTCATCCTTGACGTCAGCGGTCAGCGTTGTTTTGGTATTGTACTTTTCGGGAATCGGATCTTTTTCGGTTTTCTTTTTCTTGACGACACGACGTTGCGTCACATCTCCATCCTCGGGGGGAGGAGTATCAATATTCACCGTATCATCCAGCGAGGCATTAGCCAGATCCGCTTCGCCGCTGCCTGCCGAGTCCTGTCCGTCAGTTGCCTTGCCTGTCGAAATTCGCACTTTGTGAGGGCCGACAATCGCGCCTTTGGCATCACCCACATAGACCAGTTCATAATAGCCTTTCGCATCGGTTTTGCCCGAAGAGGGATTCCCTTTCTCGGGTGAAAAGATAACGATGGCATTTTCCAGCGGCTGACCATCCATTGTGACGACTCCCGAAACCGGAGCCAGGTCAACATCGATTCCTGATCCAGAGCACCCGTAGGCACAGGCAGCCACAGCAAACAGACTAAGGCATGTCGTGATTCGTACGTTGCAGATCATGTGATCCCCCCTTTGGTATCCATCCATCTCATCGCGAGACTCAGAACATTTCGTAAAACAGAAATCCCGGTTTCACCAACCTTGATGAAACCGGGAAGCAAATTGAGCCTGGAGTCGACTTAGTATTCTCCAAGCACGTTCTTATCGTTGATACCAGCCAGGTATACCAGGGTGTTCCCATCGGTATTCTCGCTGATAAATTTGATCCGTCCGTCACCGAACAGAAAATGACAGCCGCCGGTGTGCGAACTGCCCAGCGACCATTCATACTTGGTTCCAGTCGACTGGTTGATTCCGTTGATCAGGTAGATCGTGGACGGAGTCGGAGTCGCAGTCGCCCCCTGCCAGGTGCGGACCAGAGCCGTATGGTAAGGCCAGTTGGCGTAATTGTGCCCATTAAAGGTGTTGGAAGCACCGATCCACAAACCACCGGCCGGAACCCCTTCTGTGGTTCGCTCTCCCACCATAATGACGTTACTGGTACCATCGGTGAAATCGCGAATGCGGTTAACGTTATGGTTGTTGAATGCACCTGCGTAGCAGCGGCCCTGCCCATTTGCCGGGTTGATATCACACGGCGAGTAAATCCCCGGATAATTTGACTTACCCCAGCTACCGATATTAGTGTTCAAGCCTTCCATCGGGTCAGTCGGACAGTTAAATACCGGGATGACGGTTTTGACAAGCGCTAATTGAGGAGGCGTACCCGTGTAGTTGGCACGCCAGGGAGCATTCATATTGATCTGGTTGTAGATCGTAGCCTGATCCATGAATGGCAACAGCATGACCGTCCAGGCGAGATAGCTGTCGGTGGTCACATCATCGGCAGCAGTCCGGCGCGTTTCCACATGCATCTGTGGGAAACAACGATGGGTTTCATGATAGTTGTGGAGCGCCAGTCCGATCTGCTTCAGATTGTTTTTGCAGGTACTTCGTCGGGCTGCTTCACGGGCCTGTTGCACTGCCGGTAATAGCAGGGCAATCAGAATAGCGATGATGGCAATCACCACCAGAAGTTCGATCAGGGTAAAACCCCGTTTGACTGTTACACGTCTCATAGTAACCTCCGCATGAAAAAAGATAAGAGAAGGGAGAACATCTCATCTCGTACTCTTATCGTCTCCCGGAATTAATAGACCGGAAGCGGGAGGTTCCACAGCAAAGCAAGCGTTTTGAGACAGTGTATAAAGCGTTCAGATTCGCAAAGCAGAACCTGAGATTGTATGATGCTGGGTTTTGTAAGCGCTTAATAAAAGTACAAGATCTATATTGTTGAAAACAACAACTGCCAGAGAAGGCAAACTTTTCACAGATAACCAGAGAGGCGAAAGCCTGATAGAATTTATAAGGTATATCACTTTGAAGAAGTGATGAAGCGAATTTGAAACATACCTCAATTGAGTAAATTTAAGCTCGGCACTGTTTAAATGTCAATAACATATCTGCTTAAGATTTTGGAATTGATCAGAATTTTTTGACCCATAAAAAACTGATTCTTGTATCCAGATTCTCTCTAGAATTAACCCTGTTTACAAAGCGTGCCTTTAGTAAACAACACTCCCAAAATTCCTGTCACCAGATTGGAATCTGAGGCATTCGAAATCATGCGTCCGGGCGACAATTATTGTCTGGATGAAGTCTCGTCTTCCAGTCGAATCAACACTTCATTACGGCGGAAGGGACCCGGAGTCCACGGTGGATCATAGCCCGCGTATTCCACTTCGTTCCGGCAGACGAGTCCTTCACCGCTGGCCCAGTCACGCAATTTCGCTTCGGCGTTTTTAACAGTCTCCTGATTCAGACGACCGCTGAATCGGATCACCGCAAAACGGCCCCCTTTACGTTCCTGAATCTGCACCGCCTCACTCACGGGCTGCGGAACTGTCTGGCTGTCATATTTCTGTGGAAGGACAAACGCCATCTGTCCGGCCACCTGATCGTGCTCAGGTTCCATAAATACGGGTGTGGTCATCGCGACTTTCTGCGCCCCCTGATTTGCACCATCGATATAACGAAACAGACGCATGAAGCTGCCATCTTTTCCCTGTGCATCAAACTCACTGCTGGTCATCGCCAGTTTCAGATCAGGATATTCTCTAACTTCGAAGTTACCTTCCGATTTGACAACATCATAGGCAGCTGACTCGTAAGCAGAACGCGACGTGATTCTCCACCCAAATACGAATAAAACCACCACCACAAGAGCTATTATTAGATAAAGCATTTTTCTTCGATTCATTTCCACCCCACTCCCGGTCTACAAACAGACTGATTAGGAATAAATTCAGCTATATAAGTCTATTTATCTATTTTTAGCCCTGAATTCCGTTTTGACCACTGCCCAATCCTGCCCGAAAAAGATTCAGTGAACAAATCAGCCCCCGATCGAAGTCTAAAATACAGGTTTGAGCGAAAATTTTTTGATTTTTGAGATGGTCGAATCCTGGGACGCAACTATGAAGTAGCAATAGCGATAAAAATGCGCTAAGATCCCCCTCCACTTCTGCGCTGGCCTGCTCACAGCCATAATTTCCATTCTAATCTCATGTTGACTACCCGCCACTTTCTATTTTTCTTAACAGGTTTATGCTGTTTCACAATCAGCTTGCGCGCAGAGCCCGCGCAGTTTGAGTCAGAAGGTCCTGCTGCGGAACCCGGTCTCGCTTTTCTGCTCCCCACCGATCAGTTTCTACGACAGGAATTAGACGAACCAGACGACAGCGATCCCCTGCTTCCTCCGCCTCTCGAAGATTCGTTCTCGCCGGTTGAGCCGACAACGAGCCCCGAGACAGAACCATTGCCGGACCTGAAAACTTTGCTACGCCCCCGCTTCGATATCTCCGCAGAGTGGGAACCGGAGGCAGATGGCGTGGAAATGATCTCCTCTGACCTCAATCTGAAACTCCCCCTCTACCCGGTTTTCGGCCCGCCGCCCCCATTCCTGACCGCCGGCTATTCCTTTACCCGCATCAACGCACCGGTCCAACTCGATCTGCCCCGTGACCTGCATCAGTTTTCGCTGGGTATGTCCTGGATGCGTCCACTGAATGAACGCTGGCTCGTCCGCACGATGTTGAGCGGCGTCTTCGCAACCGACTTTTACAATACAGGCAGCATGGCCTGGCAGTTCCGCGGCGGTATGTTTGCCATCTATCGCCCTAACGAAGAGTGGGATCTCGCCTTCGGTGCCCTGGCGACCGGCCAGGAAGACATTCCCGTCCTGCCGGTGATTGGTGCCACCTGGCGTCCCTCATCCTCTGTCAAAGTTAACCTGATGCTTCCCAATCCGCGCATCTCGTATCTGATCTCCGAATCCGAAACGCGGCAGCAGTGGGCCTATGTCGGCGGGGGGATGTCCGGCGGAAACTGGGCCTACAATCTCCGCGATGGTTCACCCGAACGACTGAATTATCGTGAATGGCGGCTGGTCGTGGGCTGGGAATCAATGCCTCCCCCTACGCCCGGACGATTTCAATCCCCGGGGGCCAGTTATCTGATCGAGGCGGGTTATGTCTTCGGTCGTAAGTTCGAACGGGAACACCAGGCAGCCGACATCAAGATCGATAATACGCTGCTTCTGCACTCAGGCATCCGATTTTAAACGGTTCTCCAATAATTTTCAGGTTCTCCGATTCCAGTCTGGAGATTGCACACAACAAAATATAAAATAAGTTAAGAAACTCGCCCCCTGAGACCAGCCTCATCTGCACTGTGGAGACCTCCCATGCAATGGCCTACCCTCGTCGTGTCCTGCTGCGTCAGTTTGTGTGTATCTCTCCCGCTTCATGCGGAAACGCCCCCCGTCCCCATTGACTACACAAAGCAGATCAAACCCCTGCTCCAGGCGCACTGCTTCGCCTGTCATGGTGTGTTGAAACAGGAATCAGCCTTACGCCTTGATGCGGGGAAATTCATTCTCAAGGGAGGCGAAATCGGTAAGGCCGTTGTCCCGGGGAATTCCGCGGAGAGCCTGCTCTTTCAGGTGATCGGCGAAGATCCGGATTTCGCCATGCCGCCCGAAGGACAGGGACGCAAACTGACTCCTGATGATGTCGCCTTGATCCGCACCTGGATCGATCAGGGAGCACATTTTCCTGCCAACGATTCTCCCGAACCAGCGCCCACAGAACACTGGGCCTTTCAACCAGTCAAACGTCCTGCGATACCACAGACCAATTCTCCCTCGCAAAATCCCATCGACGCTTTTCTACTGGCCCGTCAATTGGAAGGTGGACTGACTCCACAACCCCAGGCGGACAAAACGACCCGGCTCCGTCGACTCTACCTGGATCTGATCGGGCTGCCTCCCCGACCGACGGAACTGTCTGCCTTTCTGAACGACACTCGCCCCGATGCCTGGCAGCGCGTGATTGACGATCTGCTCAGCCGCCCGCAATACGGCGAACGCTGGGGACGTCACTGGATGGACGTCTGGCGTTACAGCGACTGGTACGGCAGACGGGGCGCGAAAGACATGACCAACAGCTATTCCCTGACCTGGCGCTGGCGCGACTGGATCATTCGCTCCCTCAATGAAGATAAAGCCTACGACGTGATGGTCCGTCAGATGCTGGCAGCAGATGAACTCGCCCCCAACGATCGGGAGAATCTCGTTGCCACCGGATTCATCGTCCGCAATTTTTATCGCTGGAACTACCACACCTGGCTCAAAGACAACGTCGAACATACGGCTAAAGCGTTTCTGGGACTGACCATGAACTGCTGCGAATGCCACGATCATAAATACGACCCGATCAGCCAGGAAGAATACTTCGCTTTTCGGTCCCTGTTTGAACCGATCGACCTCAGGCACGATCGAGTCCCTGGCGAAGCAGATCCGGGTCCCTTTCCCGATTATAAACTGAGTGTGCGTAATGGACCGGTTCGCACCGGCATGGTCCGCATTTATGATCGACACCCCGATGCCCTCGCCCGGTTTTATACCGGTGGCCTGGAACAGAACATCGTCAAAGACAAGCCCCCATCGAAGCCGGTACGATTCAGTTTCTGGGCGGAGATAAAATTCAGATCCAACCGGTTAAGCTGCCGGCAACCGCCTGGTACCCCGGACTCAAACCGTTTGTGATTGAGGAAGAAACACTGACAAGAACGGCGGCTGTAGAGCAGGCACAGCAGAAATGGGACACGGAGTCCCCCAGCCTCGAACAACAGCTTAAAGAACATGAGCAGATACAGACCAGACTGCTGACAGAATACAGAGCCTGGCAGAAGTCTCAACAAACGGCGGACAGCCCGTTCAGCCAACAGACACTGCAATTGACCGGTGGAGAGGGTCGCCGCGCGCTCGCCCGGGAACTGACGGACTGGAACGAACTACCCGAGCAACTGGAAATTTACTTTCAGCTGCGACTCCACGCCGACAAGATGGTGAATTTTCAACTCTCGAACGATCTGGCCGCCGGGAGGACTAATCTATACGTCGCCTTCGAGGCGGGGAACATTCTGACTTATGCCCCCGGCAGCACGAGTGTCACCACCATCGGTTCATTCCCGACTGAGGCAAAACCACTCGATCTGCAAGTGGACCTCAAGCTGCAGCCTGCAAAAGACATCGCCCTGCTGACAGTCACCCGCAGTCAGGATCAATCGAGCATCATCAAAGAGACGCCGATTGCCCTTAATGGCTGGAATCCGGCCCACAGTGTCAACCGCGGGTTCTTTCTCGATGCCCACGCCGGCAGCCGTGCGGAATTCGATCATATCGTCTTCCTCGAGCCGGGAGGCCGGGAACTCAACCGTTTTGATTTTGAATTCCCGGATTTCTCCGACGGCGCAGATGTCACGAGCGCGACCGACTGGATCCTCACGCGGTTCAGTACGGGAAATGCGACTTCGAAAATCACGCTCCAGAAACCGCTGTCCCCCGAGGAACAACAGTGGCAGCAGAAAATCAGCGCAGCCCGCCAGCAGCAGTCGCTGGTTCAGCTGAAGCGGGACCTGCTGCTGGCCGAATTAGAGGCGGCCCGAGCCGAGCTCGCGCAGTACCAGGCGCGCGTCGACGCTGCCCGCGCCCGTCACATTGATGAGTCACCGGAGGCCGACTCCCTGGCGCGTACTGCCTGTCAGGCGGAATGGAAGGCGAAACGAAGTGCGTCTCAGCAGCAGGTCGCAGCTGCTGAATTGAAACTGCACACCGCTCAGATGCTCCCCGAGACAGAGAAAACACGCAGCAAACAGATTCAGGATGCGCAACAACAGCTCACGCAGGCCCGGACCGCGCTGGCAGCTGCGGAAAAACCGCGGGACGCACAGTCGATAGATTTCGCTCCCTTGAGCCGGATCTTCCCCCAACAGAGTTCCGGCAGGAGAGCCGCCCTCGCGCAGTGGATCACGAGCCCCGACAATCCGCTCACAGCGCGGGTCGCCGTCAATCACATCTGGATGAGGCACTTCGGACAGCCACTGGTCGATTCGGTCTATAACTTTGGACGCAGTGGCGCCCAACCCACGCATCCACAGCTCATTGACTGGCTCGCCGCGGAACTCATGGCGCATGACTGGAAAATGAAACACATTCATCGCCTGATTCTCAGCAGCGACGCTTACCAGCGAAGTTCGAAGGGAGTCGCAGCCGGACACCCAAATCTGGCCACGGACCGCGACAATCGACTGCTCTGGAAATTCCCCCTGCGTAGAATGGAAGCGGAAGTCGTCCGTGACAGTCTGTTTTATCTCGCGGATGACCTGGACACGACGATGTTCGGACAGGAGATCGAACAGGACCAGGGACTCACCACGAACCGCCGCAGTCTTTACTATTCCTATCACGGCGAAGCGAAAATGGAATTCCTGGCTTTGTTTGACGGTCCCAGTTCCACCGACTGTTACCGCAGACAGACCACGGTCCGGCCCCAGCAGGCACTCGCGTTAACCAACAGCCAACTGGCACTCAAACAGGGCCGTCGAATTGCGGCGCGTCTCTGGACCGAGCAGGCACAACTCACCGGGAAAAGCCCGTCGGAACAGGAACTCGATTTCATCAGGAATACATTTGAGTTGATTCTCGCCCGCGCCCCCAACCAGCGCGAGCAGGCCGCCGCACTCCGCTTCCTGGAACAGCAACAAACCCTGTTCCAGAAAGTTGCTCAAGCGACCAGTCAGAAACCAGCAGCACAGAAGAAGCCCTTTGAACAACCCGCTACCGATCCAGCAGCCCGCGCCCGGGAAAGCCTGGTGCAGGCGCTGTTCAACCATAATGATTTTGTAACCATCCGATAAAACCGCGTCTGCAAACCCTACAGGCAGGACGAAACCATGCAATCAGACCTGACGACCATGCAGCCCCCCTGCGGCCAGATCCAGCGCAGAACGTTCCTTTCCGACCTCGGTTATGGAGCGACAGGCATGGCTTTAAGTATGCTGCTGAACCGTGAAGGCTCCGGGCAGGCCGCCAGCACAAGTTCAGGAGCCGTCACCCAGGGTCCGCAT is a window from the Gimesia benthica genome containing:
- a CDS encoding EF-hand domain-containing protein, whose amino-acid sequence is MTLLLKPQSTRPAKAPAPYRLNRRRFLPVLLLILTSVSPQAHAATPEERYEKIDTSGDGHLTREEFTAGMPQLKPEQAAQAFTVSDFDHNELLSLEEFQTVTGVTPPGERAAVPDPVAPFVAEAKRKWAAIQQAADADGDGQLSEKEWPTGELKQQLPPLAALNFSIWDKDQNGQVTSSEADLLLDIAYGMKHTDGSQLRAENGWVIYRSYLTRTDKNNDSRISKEEYIPSIRWPEEKVLALFKELDADQSEFLSIPELTKSTTSYIDEVAFFLRSDTDLDGFLSREELLKIGLNSASAARLNHAFPAFDVDGDGKFSMSEFRLAPIGCFYVTLRMYTQKDLDHDARLSWEEFYTEPAPQLIGLVWELFQRFDRNQSGMLELNEYEFAIDTSKIKPEFAFSAYDKNGDDQLTWEEHLPLVAGLKPELAKRNFHVVDFDGNGTLSLAEYQALPSLFPGRDRGSVPDPFAELAQGAHLTWQSIQSKADVNSDGRLSPAEWPRAALKEQLPPLAEIKFQNWDTNRNGTVSPEEAALMIDVAYGIRHVDGFPLRAANGLVLYRFYIERTDKNGDHRLSKAEYLPSVRLPAEKVLQNFQNMDANHDELLTYQELSTASSTNIDEFNLFLARDKDLDGFLSRDELGTHNSNNSTKDRLPQGMAAFDDDKDNKLSLREFRLAPIGASYITLRVFDRKDQNNDAQLSWDEFYAEPSPQLIGIAWELFRRYDRDQSGILNLDEFEFQVDYSKMTPQAAFTLNDLDQDSHLSETEYLAKIAKATRPAARRDFHLVDFNHDGKLSQDEYRALPDLLPVEERGPVPDPVADLAAAVRKTWQKIFKAADSSADGQLTYWEWPDSELEQQLPPLSRVEFKHWDANQDGRVSRKEADRLIQIAYGMQHTSAAPLRTPNGCVMYHSYITSSDKDGDQRLSVNEYIRSIRKPVQEVFTMFRELDTDQDQQLTYRELAKSPLANIDELKFFQRHDTNLDGLLDAKELAKVNSNGATPGRIPQGMAAFDSDGDGHFSLAEFRFSPMGCCYVTMRVYGREDADHDGQLSWEEFYDEPSPLLIGLAWEQFQRFDRNQSGFLDLDEIEFRYDPTQIPADKYFTVIDADQNKTISFEEIFSEDKPDASNVVKSRDYEIRFTQAKRHFAQSDLNRDQELSREEYAQFHQAEHLAAQQLRDAKGFARPDRIEWLLPAVISVNAVLVLGILLFLVRRKFSRR
- a CDS encoding DUF1549 domain-containing protein: MQWPTLVVSCCVSLCVSLPLHAETPPVPIDYTKQIKPLLQAHCFACHGVLKQESALRLDAGKFILKGGEIGKAVVPGNSAESLLFQVIGEDPDFAMPPEGQGRKLTPDDVALIRTWIDQGAHFPANDSPEPAPTEHWAFQPVKRPAIPQTNSPSQNPIDAFLLARQLEGGLTPQPQADKTTRLRRLYLDLIGLPPRPTELSAFLNDTRPDAWQRVIDDLLSRPQYGERWGRHWMDVWRYSDWYGRRGAKDMTNSYSLTWRWRDWIIRSLNEDKAYDVMVRQMLAADELAPNDRENLVATGFIVRNFYRWNYHTWLKDNVEHTAKAFLGLTMNCCECHDHKYDPISQEEYFAFRSLFEPIDLRHDRVPGEADPGPFPDYKLSVRNGPVRTGMVRIYDRHPDALARFYTGGLEQNIVKDKPPSKPVRFSFWAEIKFRSNRLSCRQPPGTPDSNRL
- a CDS encoding SOUL family heme-binding protein yields the protein MNRRKMLYLIIALVVVVLFVFGWRITSRSAYESAAYDVVKSEGNFEVREYPDLKLAMTSSEFDAQGKDGSFMRLFRYIDGANQGAQKVAMTTPVFMEPEHDQVAGQMAFVLPQKYDSQTVPQPVSEAVQIQERKGGRFAVIRFSGRLNQETVKNAEAKLRDWASGEGLVCRNEVEYAGYDPPWTPGPFRRNEVLIRLEDETSSRQ
- a CDS encoding transthyretin-like family protein gives rise to the protein MICNVRITTCLSLFAVAACAYGCSGSGIDVDLAPVSGVVTMDGQPLENAIVIFSPEKGNPSSGKTDAKGYYELVYVGDAKGAIVGPHKVRISTGKATDGQDSAGSGEADLANASLDDTVNIDTPPPEDGDVTQRRVVKKKKTEKDPIPEKYNTKTTLTADVKDENNTLDFKLESK
- a CDS encoding DUF1559 domain-containing protein is translated as MRRVTVKRGFTLIELLVVIAIIAILIALLLPAVQQAREAARRSTCKNNLKQIGLALHNYHETHRCFPQMHVETRRTAADDVTTDSYLAWTVMLLPFMDQATIYNQINMNAPWRANYTGTPPQLALVKTVIPVFNCPTDPMEGLNTNIGSWGKSNYPGIYSPCDINPANGQGRCYAGAFNNHNVNRIRDFTDGTSNVIMVGERTTEGVPAGGLWIGASNTFNGHNYANWPYHTALVRTWQGATATPTPSTIYLINGINQSTGTKYEWSLGSSHTGGCHFLFGDGRIKFISENTDGNTLVYLAGINDKNVLGEY
- a CDS encoding DUF6268 family outer membrane beta-barrel protein, whose translation is MRAEPAQFESEGPAAEPGLAFLLPTDQFLRQELDEPDDSDPLLPPPLEDSFSPVEPTTSPETEPLPDLKTLLRPRFDISAEWEPEADGVEMISSDLNLKLPLYPVFGPPPPFLTAGYSFTRINAPVQLDLPRDLHQFSLGMSWMRPLNERWLVRTMLSGVFATDFYNTGSMAWQFRGGMFAIYRPNEEWDLAFGALATGQEDIPVLPVIGATWRPSSSVKVNLMLPNPRISYLISESETRQQWAYVGGGMSGGNWAYNLRDGSPERLNYREWRLVVGWESMPPPTPGRFQSPGASYLIEAGYVFGRKFEREHQAADIKIDNTLLLHSGIRF
- a CDS encoding DUF1553 domain-containing protein; this encodes MIEEETLTRTAAVEQAQQKWDTESPSLEQQLKEHEQIQTRLLTEYRAWQKSQQTADSPFSQQTLQLTGGEGRRALARELTDWNELPEQLEIYFQLRLHADKMVNFQLSNDLAAGRTNLYVAFEAGNILTYAPGSTSVTTIGSFPTEAKPLDLQVDLKLQPAKDIALLTVTRSQDQSSIIKETPIALNGWNPAHSVNRGFFLDAHAGSRAEFDHIVFLEPGGRELNRFDFEFPDFSDGADVTSATDWILTRFSTGNATSKITLQKPLSPEEQQWQQKISAARQQQSLVQLKRDLLLAELEAARAELAQYQARVDAARARHIDESPEADSLARTACQAEWKAKRSASQQQVAAAELKLHTAQMLPETEKTRSKQIQDAQQQLTQARTALAAAEKPRDAQSIDFAPLSRIFPQQSSGRRAALAQWITSPDNPLTARVAVNHIWMRHFGQPLVDSVYNFGRSGAQPTHPQLIDWLAAELMAHDWKMKHIHRLILSSDAYQRSSKGVAAGHPNLATDRDNRLLWKFPLRRMEAEVVRDSLFYLADDLDTTMFGQEIEQDQGLTTNRRSLYYSYHGEAKMEFLALFDGPSSTDCYRRQTTVRPQQALALTNSQLALKQGRRIAARLWTEQAQLTGKSPSEQELDFIRNTFELILARAPNQREQAAALRFLEQQQTLFQKVAQATSQKPAAQKKPFEQPATDPAARARESLVQALFNHNDFVTIR